From the genome of Lawsonella clevelandensis, one region includes:
- a CDS encoding serine/threonine-protein kinase produces MIIKPDTIIGGRYTIESLIATGGMGQVWMANDTVLDRKVAIKILKAEFSADRNFLTRFREEARTTARLNHPNIVSVYDYGEFHDTDGGDPIAYLVMELVHAESLSHALGRLTTLTVAQALDMLSQTAQGLSAAHEEGIIHRDVKPGNILITPRGRVKISDFGIAKAVDSVPITRTGTVMGTAQYISPEQAVGKDATSASDIYSLGIVGYEALCGKRPFDGEGSVSAAMAHVTASPNPLPNSIPANVRDLIAIALRKDPAARYKDGAEFARAVSQVQAGNPAPLPESVLDNGPVGASTAGGELGLPTSMQPTERIAGTSGAGRAAGMGAAAAAGAALAAGAGAAQLSNAPTEMMGHTGGGLVTGSNGQPDGHYVVPSSALPYQTGYQNMPSGQPGQPGQPGLATGGVPVQGGPYPSNAPRKNSTKEEQRGLGAGQVILIVLGVLLVIALIAYGAYMFLGRTDLPTNQPSEQPTVTLTQTLTNSPDSSESEEPSTSDTPTVDITEEEDPSPSATKSKTKTTKTKPTKTSHSSTEPTSSSPSSSSSGSSSSTSASSTEPTSTTEASTTVKPISTTTEHPQEP; encoded by the coding sequence ATGATCATCAAACCCGACACCATCATCGGCGGCCGGTACACTATTGAATCCCTCATCGCCACCGGCGGTATGGGCCAGGTGTGGATGGCCAACGACACCGTCCTCGACCGCAAAGTCGCCATCAAAATCCTCAAAGCCGAGTTTTCAGCCGACCGGAACTTCCTCACCCGCTTCCGTGAAGAGGCCCGCACCACCGCCCGCCTCAACCACCCCAACATCGTCTCCGTCTACGACTACGGCGAATTCCACGACACCGACGGCGGCGACCCCATCGCCTACCTGGTGATGGAACTCGTCCACGCTGAATCCCTCAGCCATGCCCTCGGACGCCTCACCACCCTCACCGTCGCCCAAGCCCTGGACATGCTCTCGCAAACCGCCCAGGGCCTCAGCGCTGCTCACGAAGAAGGCATCATCCACCGGGACGTCAAACCCGGCAACATTCTCATCACCCCCCGCGGGCGCGTCAAAATCAGTGACTTCGGCATCGCCAAAGCCGTCGATTCGGTACCCATCACCCGCACCGGCACCGTCATGGGCACCGCCCAATACATCAGCCCCGAACAGGCCGTCGGCAAAGACGCCACCAGTGCCTCCGACATTTACAGCCTCGGCATCGTCGGCTACGAAGCCCTCTGCGGCAAACGCCCCTTCGACGGGGAAGGCTCTGTCTCCGCTGCCATGGCACACGTGACAGCCAGCCCCAACCCCCTACCCAACAGCATCCCCGCCAATGTGCGGGATCTCATCGCCATTGCCCTGCGCAAAGACCCTGCCGCCCGCTACAAAGACGGTGCCGAATTTGCCCGCGCTGTTTCCCAAGTACAGGCTGGCAACCCCGCCCCGCTACCCGAATCCGTTCTCGACAACGGCCCCGTGGGCGCCAGCACCGCCGGCGGTGAACTGGGCCTCCCCACCAGCATGCAGCCCACCGAACGGATCGCCGGAACAAGTGGAGCAGGCCGCGCCGCCGGGATGGGTGCTGCCGCAGCCGCCGGAGCTGCCCTAGCCGCAGGTGCCGGTGCCGCACAGTTGAGCAACGCCCCCACCGAAATGATGGGACACACTGGCGGGGGGCTGGTGACAGGCTCCAACGGGCAACCCGACGGCCACTACGTCGTCCCCTCCTCCGCCCTTCCCTACCAAACCGGCTACCAGAACATGCCTAGCGGCCAACCCGGCCAACCCGGTCAACCCGGCCTCGCCACCGGCGGCGTACCTGTACAAGGCGGCCCCTACCCCTCCAATGCCCCCCGCAAAAACTCCACCAAGGAAGAACAGCGCGGCCTTGGAGCCGGCCAAGTCATTCTCATTGTGCTGGGGGTGCTGCTCGTCATCGCCCTCATCGCCTACGGTGCCTACATGTTCCTGGGCAGGACAGACCTTCCCACCAACCAGCCCAGCGAGCAACCTACCGTCACCCTCACCCAAACCCTCACCAACTCTCCGGACAGCAGCGAGTCCGAAGAACCTTCCACTTCCGACACACCCACCGTCGACATTACGGAGGAAGAGGATCCCTCACCCTCCGCCACCAAGAGCAAAACCAAGACCACCAAGACGAAACCGACCAAGACCAGCCACAGCTCCACGGAGCCCACCAGCAGCTCACCGTCGAGCAGTTCGTCCGGTAGCAGCTCGTCCACTTCGGCTAGCTCCACGGAGCCCACCAGCACCACCGAGGCCTCCACCACGGTGAAGCCCATCTCCACCACCACAGAGCACCCGCAGGAACCTTAG
- a CDS encoding penicillin-binding transpeptidase domain-containing protein, whose translation MNKTIRRVVVFAGVLLVVLLLNLTWVQVIHAPELRNHPRNFARTQLTQFGSQRGQITADGVVLASSRYDEATKKFHRVYGKNAEMWSPITGYFSLYSRSGIEYSEDTILSGQDDKLLGDRVIDLFTGRDPRGGNVALTINPDMQEAAWNALQTGVGAGPLVGGVVAIQPSTGAILALASSPSYDPTPLASFSNTAVNNYDEQLRTMKPSPLINRATAEPLPPGSTFKVVTTAALLRKGVNANTYVSNAPRTILPDTVTPLENYGGEYCGGSTFGMAFAYSCNVPFADLSRKLTVREFQHTAESFGIGETYNIGVTEMASTIGDIPDAAALAQSSIGQRNVSLTPLQNAIIAATIANNGVRMKPYLVKAETAQDLSVLYEAKPKELNRAVSEKVAKQLTKLMITAEQYAGGANKLNVPVASKTGTAEHGTDSKNSIPYTWYIAFVPGHDVAVAVMIEDGAGVNRGSVGATIAGPVGRAVLKAALGQPTPKSVTPSYQRSFNYQPTATATYSTTVTQNNQGNNQGNGGTGTTGSGNGGTNTEGDDGE comes from the coding sequence ATGAATAAGACCATCCGCCGAGTCGTCGTCTTCGCCGGCGTACTCCTCGTTGTCCTCCTCCTCAACCTCACCTGGGTACAAGTCATCCACGCCCCCGAACTACGCAACCACCCGCGCAACTTCGCCCGCACCCAACTCACCCAATTCGGCAGCCAACGCGGGCAAATCACCGCCGACGGCGTCGTCCTCGCCTCCAGCCGCTACGACGAAGCCACCAAGAAATTCCACCGCGTCTACGGCAAAAACGCCGAAATGTGGTCCCCCATCACCGGCTACTTCAGCCTCTACTCACGCTCCGGCATCGAATACTCCGAAGACACCATCCTCTCTGGCCAAGACGACAAACTCCTCGGAGACCGCGTCATCGACCTTTTCACCGGCCGCGACCCCCGCGGCGGCAATGTCGCTCTCACCATCAACCCCGACATGCAGGAAGCCGCATGGAACGCCCTGCAAACCGGTGTGGGAGCAGGCCCTCTCGTGGGCGGTGTGGTCGCCATCCAACCCTCCACCGGCGCGATCCTCGCCCTCGCCTCCAGCCCCAGCTACGACCCCACCCCCCTCGCCAGCTTCAGCAACACCGCTGTCAACAACTACGACGAGCAACTGCGCACCATGAAGCCCTCCCCGCTCATCAACCGCGCCACCGCTGAACCCCTGCCGCCCGGATCCACCTTCAAGGTCGTCACCACCGCCGCGCTGCTCCGCAAAGGCGTCAACGCCAACACTTACGTCAGCAACGCCCCCCGCACCATCCTCCCCGACACCGTCACCCCGCTGGAAAACTACGGCGGCGAATACTGCGGCGGCAGCACCTTCGGAATGGCCTTCGCCTACTCCTGCAACGTCCCCTTCGCCGACCTCTCCCGCAAACTCACCGTGCGGGAATTTCAACACACCGCCGAATCCTTCGGCATCGGCGAAACCTACAACATCGGCGTCACCGAAATGGCCAGTACCATTGGTGACATCCCCGACGCTGCCGCCCTCGCCCAATCCTCCATCGGGCAGCGCAACGTCTCCCTCACCCCCCTCCAGAACGCCATCATTGCCGCCACCATCGCCAACAACGGTGTCCGCATGAAGCCCTACCTGGTGAAAGCCGAAACCGCCCAGGATCTCTCCGTCCTCTACGAAGCGAAGCCCAAAGAACTCAACCGGGCCGTCTCCGAGAAGGTCGCCAAGCAGCTCACTAAGCTCATGATCACCGCCGAACAATACGCCGGCGGCGCCAACAAGCTGAATGTCCCGGTCGCCTCCAAGACCGGTACCGCCGAGCACGGTACCGACTCCAAGAACTCCATCCCCTACACCTGGTACATCGCCTTCGTCCCCGGACATGACGTTGCCGTCGCCGTCATGATCGAAGATGGGGCCGGCGTTAACCGCGGCTCCGTGGGTGCCACCATCGCTGGCCCCGTCGGCCGCGCCGTCCTCAAGGCCGCCCTCGGCCAGCCCACCCCGAAGTCCGTCACCCCCAGTTACCAGCGCTCCTTCAACTACCAGCCCACTGCCACCGCCACGTACTCCACCACCGTCACCCAGAATAATCAGGGCAACAACCAGGGCAACGGCGGCACTGGCACTACTGGCAGCGGTAACGGCGGCACCAACACGGAAGGCGATGACGGAGAATGA
- a CDS encoding FtsW/RodA/SpoVE family cell cycle protein has protein sequence MALLSKSSKPNRRKLRGASASVTADSPAVVNAPGSGVQDSAVTAEEAVAILEKTARKRRRMELVLMLLSATLVIVAMGIIQYTVRGHLSWDILISGLSFIAICIILNIAMRLLAPQADPFLLPLVTMLNGIGLILINRLDLTDSGSTTAGMTEGTRQIIWTFIAVVLFVLALWVVRDHRVLSRYSYTLGLVGLILLAIPAILPASMSEVNGSKIWIRTPFLSIQPGEFSKIVLIISIAAILVSKRELFATTGRQVFGIELPRARDLAPILVVWVVAVLILVLEKDLGTSLLIFATVLTMIYIATNRVSWLVIGVVSFATAALIAYFAFSHVQVRFATWWDPIKYFDTNGYQLSQALFGLATGGVAGSGLGHGRPDLVPYASTDFIISTVGEELGFIGLAAVLVCYAIIVQRCFRTSLLVRDSFGKLMVSGLAFTIAFQVFVVAGGVTRVIPLTGLTTPFLSYGGSSLLANYLLVALVLRVSDAAARPLSLPAGTKLPPAGSKVLTRANRVKLSKQEKADVSTPTAQEPPAVFNVVEELPVYQPAKDADSPATDVATTTEPTAEPIKEPTKESTAESTKESTKEPTAESTKEEGNNE, from the coding sequence ATGGCACTTTTATCGAAGTCCAGCAAACCCAACCGCCGCAAACTGCGCGGCGCCAGCGCCTCCGTCACCGCCGACTCTCCGGCGGTCGTCAACGCGCCCGGCTCCGGCGTACAAGACTCCGCTGTTACCGCCGAAGAAGCCGTCGCCATCCTGGAAAAGACCGCCCGGAAACGCCGCCGCATGGAACTCGTCCTCATGCTGCTCTCCGCCACCCTAGTCATTGTCGCCATGGGCATCATCCAGTACACGGTACGCGGCCACCTCTCGTGGGACATCCTTATCAGCGGCCTGTCCTTCATTGCCATTTGCATCATCCTCAACATCGCGATGCGCCTGCTCGCCCCGCAGGCCGACCCCTTCCTGCTGCCCCTCGTCACCATGCTCAACGGCATCGGGCTGATCCTCATCAACCGGCTGGACCTCACCGACTCCGGCAGCACCACCGCCGGGATGACGGAAGGCACCCGACAAATCATTTGGACCTTCATCGCTGTCGTCCTCTTCGTGCTCGCTCTCTGGGTTGTGCGCGACCATCGCGTCCTCAGCCGCTACAGCTACACGCTGGGCCTCGTCGGCCTTATTCTGCTAGCCATCCCCGCAATTCTGCCCGCCAGTATGTCCGAGGTGAACGGCTCCAAGATCTGGATCCGCACCCCGTTCCTCTCCATCCAACCCGGCGAATTCTCCAAGATCGTCCTCATCATCTCTATCGCCGCCATTCTGGTGTCGAAGCGGGAACTGTTCGCCACCACAGGCCGGCAAGTCTTCGGCATTGAATTGCCGCGCGCCCGCGACCTCGCCCCTATCCTCGTCGTGTGGGTTGTCGCCGTTCTCATCCTGGTGTTAGAGAAAGACCTCGGTACCTCCCTCCTCATATTCGCCACTGTCCTCACCATGATCTACATCGCCACCAACCGGGTCAGCTGGTTGGTGATTGGTGTCGTTAGTTTCGCAACGGCAGCACTCATCGCCTACTTTGCGTTCAGCCACGTGCAGGTGCGCTTCGCCACCTGGTGGGACCCCATCAAATACTTCGACACCAACGGCTACCAACTGTCCCAGGCGCTCTTCGGCCTGGCCACCGGTGGTGTGGCTGGCTCCGGCCTGGGCCACGGCCGCCCCGACCTGGTGCCCTACGCTTCCACCGACTTCATCATCTCCACTGTCGGCGAGGAACTCGGCTTCATCGGCTTGGCAGCCGTACTAGTGTGCTATGCCATCATCGTGCAGCGCTGTTTCCGCACCAGCCTCCTGGTGCGTGACTCCTTCGGCAAGTTGATGGTCTCCGGCCTCGCCTTCACCATAGCTTTCCAGGTGTTCGTAGTGGCCGGCGGTGTTACCCGCGTAATCCCACTAACCGGCCTTACCACTCCCTTCCTCTCTTACGGTGGTTCCTCCCTGCTGGCGAACTACCTGCTGGTGGCGCTGGTGTTGCGAGTTTCCGATGCGGCAGCCCGTCCGCTTTCCCTCCCGGCCGGCACCAAGCTGCCCCCTGCCGGAAGCAAGGTTCTCACCCGCGCTAACCGCGTCAAACTTTCCAAACAGGAGAAGGCTGACGTGTCCACCCCCACCGCACAGGAACCACCCGCCGTCTTTAACGTGGTGGAGGAATTGCCCGTCTACCAGCCCGCCAAGGATGCCGACAGCCCCGCTACCGACGTAGCGACCACCACTGAGCCCACAGCTGAGCCCATCAAGGAGCCCACCAAAGAATCCACAGCTGAGTCCACCAAGGAGTCCACCAAGGAGCCCACAGCTGAGTCCACCAAGGAGGAGGGAAACAATGAATAA
- a CDS encoding PP2C family protein-serine/threonine phosphatase, with product MTFILKYAARSDMGLVRGNNEDSVYAGPRLLALADGMGGHAAGEVASQLVISAISPLDNDQPGHDLLDEMRHRIDSGNDLIRDAIYENPNLDGMGTTLVAMLFDGPKMGMASVGDSRAYLLRDGELHQITRDDSFVQDLVDEGRITPEEASVHPKRSLITNALMGGECRPHLTIREVAVGDRYLICSDGLSDPVSFSTIATTMAQGTPQECADRLIDLALRSGGPDNVTLIVADVVEDDFGPTNPVLGGAAAKGVDTPANGIRTDSAAVRAANLAAAQRATPTRIGGDPAGDGSSGDTTGSSGSKRKGKRRGMSRSAIKLIAIIVSMVLLCVGIVAGVVGYTYNNTYYVGLNDKGEVLIYKGLNNAWITPLSGQPDSVLCESAIYDADSVPADCQHLTLDDFTQALRTELVSDKVFHSQEEARNYLTRAIASGLIPVCDPKPIIIYDATGQPVGQKDHPVPCRKAK from the coding sequence GTGACCTTTATTCTCAAGTATGCCGCCCGCTCCGACATGGGGCTTGTGCGAGGAAACAACGAAGACTCGGTCTATGCCGGGCCTCGCCTTTTGGCGCTCGCAGACGGCATGGGAGGGCACGCAGCCGGCGAAGTTGCCTCGCAACTCGTCATCTCTGCCATCTCCCCGCTGGACAACGACCAGCCGGGGCACGACCTCCTCGACGAGATGCGCCACCGTATCGACAGCGGCAACGACCTCATCCGCGACGCCATCTACGAGAACCCCAACCTCGACGGCATGGGCACCACCCTGGTCGCCATGCTCTTCGACGGCCCCAAAATGGGGATGGCCTCCGTCGGCGACTCCCGCGCCTACCTACTACGCGATGGGGAACTCCACCAGATCACCCGCGACGACTCCTTCGTGCAAGACCTCGTCGACGAGGGACGCATCACCCCCGAAGAAGCCTCCGTCCACCCCAAACGCAGCCTCATCACCAACGCCCTCATGGGCGGAGAATGCCGGCCACACCTCACCATCCGCGAAGTGGCGGTAGGGGACCGCTACCTCATCTGCTCTGACGGCCTCTCCGACCCCGTCAGCTTCAGCACCATCGCCACCACCATGGCGCAGGGCACCCCACAGGAATGCGCCGACCGCCTCATCGACCTGGCTCTCCGCTCCGGCGGCCCCGATAACGTCACCCTCATCGTGGCCGATGTGGTGGAAGACGACTTCGGCCCCACCAACCCCGTCCTCGGTGGTGCCGCCGCAAAAGGCGTCGATACCCCCGCCAACGGCATCCGCACCGACTCCGCCGCCGTGCGCGCCGCCAACCTGGCAGCCGCCCAGCGCGCCACCCCCACCCGTATCGGGGGAGACCCGGCTGGTGACGGATCCAGCGGCGACACCACCGGTAGCTCCGGCAGCAAGCGGAAAGGGAAGCGCCGCGGCATGAGCCGCAGTGCCATAAAACTCATCGCCATCATCGTCAGCATGGTGCTGCTATGCGTCGGCATTGTAGCCGGAGTAGTCGGCTATACCTACAACAACACCTACTATGTGGGGCTCAACGACAAGGGCGAAGTGCTCATCTACAAAGGCCTTAACAACGCCTGGATCACCCCGCTGAGCGGCCAACCCGACTCTGTGCTGTGTGAATCCGCCATCTACGACGCGGACTCTGTCCCCGCCGACTGCCAGCACCTCACCCTGGATGACTTCACCCAGGCCCTCCGCACCGAACTGGTATCCGACAAGGTCTTCCACTCACAGGAAGAGGCCCGCAACTACCTGACGCGGGCCATCGCCTCCGGACTTATCCCCGTGTGCGACCCCAAACCCATCATCATTTATGACGCCACCGGACAACCTGTGGGACAGAAGGACCACCCGGTGCCCTGCAGAAAGGCGAAGTAA
- a CDS encoding FHA domain-containing protein FhaB/FipA — protein sequence MQALVLQLGRFGFLLLLWFFIWLILHSLKNDTLAASFDLAATNRKPRKGKNRSLKSVLRRPRKGSISKLARYLIVTQGPLAGARITLGNQPILLGRADDSTLVLNDDYASGHHARFLPRGEDWYLEDLGSTNGTFLDHDRVTTAVKVPLGTPIRVGKTVIELRP from the coding sequence ATGCAGGCACTCGTCCTCCAACTCGGGCGCTTCGGATTCCTCCTCCTGTTGTGGTTTTTCATCTGGCTCATCCTTCACTCGTTGAAGAACGACACGCTAGCTGCCTCCTTTGATTTGGCAGCTACCAACCGGAAGCCACGAAAAGGGAAAAACCGCAGCTTGAAGAGTGTGTTGAGACGTCCCCGGAAAGGCTCGATCAGCAAACTCGCCCGCTACCTCATCGTCACCCAAGGACCCCTCGCCGGGGCCCGTATCACCCTCGGGAATCAACCCATTCTGCTGGGCCGCGCGGACGACTCCACCCTAGTTCTCAACGATGACTACGCCTCCGGCCACCATGCCCGCTTCCTCCCCCGTGGGGAAGACTGGTATCTGGAGGACCTCGGTTCCACCAACGGAACGTTCCTTGACCACGATCGCGTCACCACTGCCGTGAAAGTCCCGCTCGGAACCCCCATCCGGGTGGGCAAAACCGTAATCGAGCTACGCCCGTGA
- a CDS encoding FhaA domain-containing protein codes for MGFMQRFERSLETSTADAFARVFGGALTPLEVENALRREAGDKLQELPDGQLLSPNHFLVSLSPSDFQRFAEDEATSPRVVSRHLDSYLYDQDWGVVGDVVVEFAESDDLRAGQYRLMSECNDKVDARQLPRSIGKNANSGPASNIAPGSAAAAEPSEADADEDKLRTAILLDKVTEMRLCVLNPGTTLVGRGDDVDFRVPDTGVSRHHAKIEWNGAVATLTDLNSTNGTAVNGIRISQWQLAHGDEIIMGHSHFIIDIH; via the coding sequence ATGGGCTTCATGCAACGCTTCGAGCGTTCGCTGGAAACCTCTACCGCCGACGCTTTCGCACGTGTCTTCGGCGGCGCCCTCACCCCCCTCGAAGTGGAGAATGCCCTGCGCCGTGAAGCTGGCGATAAGCTGCAGGAACTCCCCGACGGCCAGCTGCTTTCCCCCAATCACTTCCTTGTCTCCCTGTCCCCCAGCGACTTCCAGCGCTTCGCCGAGGACGAAGCCACCTCGCCTCGCGTGGTCAGCCGCCACCTGGACTCCTACCTGTACGACCAGGACTGGGGTGTGGTGGGCGACGTTGTGGTGGAATTCGCCGAATCCGACGACCTGCGCGCCGGCCAATACCGGCTGATGAGCGAGTGCAACGACAAGGTAGATGCCCGGCAGCTGCCCCGCTCCATCGGCAAGAACGCCAACTCTGGGCCCGCCAGCAACATTGCCCCCGGCTCGGCGGCTGCCGCAGAGCCCAGCGAGGCAGATGCGGACGAGGATAAGCTCCGGACCGCCATCCTGCTAGACAAGGTGACAGAGATGCGTCTGTGCGTGCTGAACCCCGGCACTACCCTGGTGGGCCGCGGGGACGACGTGGACTTCCGGGTTCCCGACACAGGAGTGTCCCGTCACCATGCGAAAATCGAGTGGAATGGGGCAGTAGCCACCCTCACCGACCTCAACTCCACCAACGGCACCGCCGTCAACGGCATCCGTATTTCCCAGTGGCAGTTGGCTCATGGGGATGAGATCATCATGGGCCACTCGCACTTCATTATCGACATCCACTAA
- a CDS encoding ferredoxin reductase family protein, which produces MTSPESRVLSAPIRSTLIGPIVAGAVWILLAVFWFSRTSWETASTSFGGFLGLTALYLFSLGFYLNIDSAGIDARWGGMHHRHNIHKWLGLVGFIFALLSPSLSGSTLAGPRAMNVVAIVALVLIGLTVLITLFTQLVPIWPVLRTVPFPLSWFVNPPYDVWRVFQDLLGVWVTLLFAHAYLACPPLRQDPLLATVFSLLVVFGVCCWIYASFLQRFVFKGQRMVVTGVRSLASKTVEITMEPSDDKPLHKGRPGQYVALSAPGVVNGPHPFTEVSAPGRDVMQVAIKVSGIDTRVLREKVGVGMEVKVRGPYGDLDLRRATPRQVWIAAGIGITPFVAWLRAIDELINEKIRRSGVSSSKIRKVASQEVIDQLGLDTVDVWFFHHGEPAYAEELYYWEDRFSWLEVHIRDTTESERQSAAEIIAETPGLDIDHLDGVSAVICGPKTMMRRYSRDLRSLGVHPIIREDFSFR; this is translated from the coding sequence ATGACGAGCCCAGAGTCCCGGGTACTGTCTGCCCCGATCCGCTCCACCCTCATCGGCCCCATCGTCGCCGGCGCCGTATGGATCCTTCTTGCCGTCTTCTGGTTCTCCCGCACCAGCTGGGAAACCGCCTCCACCAGCTTCGGAGGGTTCCTCGGCCTCACCGCCCTCTACCTCTTCTCCCTGGGCTTCTACCTCAACATCGACTCCGCCGGCATCGACGCCCGCTGGGGCGGCATGCACCACCGCCACAACATCCACAAGTGGCTCGGCCTCGTCGGCTTCATCTTCGCCCTCCTTAGCCCCAGCCTCAGCGGCAGCACCCTCGCCGGCCCCCGCGCCATGAACGTCGTCGCTATTGTCGCCCTCGTCCTCATCGGCCTCACCGTCCTCATCACCCTCTTCACACAACTGGTGCCCATTTGGCCGGTCCTCCGCACAGTCCCCTTCCCCCTCTCCTGGTTCGTCAACCCACCCTACGATGTGTGGCGCGTCTTCCAAGACCTCCTCGGCGTCTGGGTCACCCTCCTCTTCGCCCACGCCTACCTGGCCTGCCCCCCGCTCCGCCAGGATCCACTCCTCGCCACCGTCTTCAGCCTGCTCGTCGTATTCGGGGTGTGCTGCTGGATCTACGCCTCCTTCCTGCAGCGCTTCGTCTTTAAAGGCCAGCGGATGGTTGTTACCGGCGTCCGCTCCCTCGCCTCTAAGACCGTCGAAATCACTATGGAGCCCAGCGACGACAAACCCCTCCACAAAGGCCGCCCCGGCCAATACGTAGCCCTCTCCGCACCGGGTGTCGTCAACGGACCCCACCCCTTCACCGAAGTGTCCGCCCCTGGCCGCGACGTCATGCAAGTAGCCATCAAGGTCTCCGGGATCGACACCCGTGTCCTGCGCGAAAAAGTGGGCGTCGGCATGGAAGTGAAAGTCCGAGGCCCCTACGGAGACCTTGATCTGCGCCGGGCCACCCCCCGCCAAGTGTGGATTGCCGCCGGCATCGGCATCACCCCCTTCGTTGCCTGGCTGCGCGCCATCGACGAACTCATTAACGAAAAGATTCGCCGCTCTGGCGTCAGCTCCTCCAAGATCCGCAAAGTGGCCTCCCAAGAAGTCATCGACCAGCTGGGCCTGGACACAGTAGACGTGTGGTTCTTCCACCACGGCGAGCCCGCCTATGCCGAAGAGCTCTACTACTGGGAGGATCGCTTCTCCTGGTTGGAAGTGCACATTCGCGACACCACCGAAAGCGAGCGCCAGTCCGCAGCAGAGATCATTGCCGAAACCCCCGGCCTCGACATTGACCACCTGGACGGAGTGTCCGCGGTAATTTGCGGCCCCAAGACCATGATGCGCCGCTACAGTCGCGACCTGCGCTCCTTAGGTGTACATCCGATCATTCGTGAGGATTTTTCATTCCGTTAG